CAGGGACCTTCCAAAGAAGACGGGGGATACCTGGGAAAATTTGACAGAAACAGCATGATCCCATCCTTTTCTGAGGCTGCATTTGCCATGCAGCCCGGGGAAATTTCCGAACCGGTGAAAACCCGGTTCGGCTGGCATGTGATCAAGGTGATGGACCGGTTTGACGCCCATACAAAATCTTTGGACGAAGTGGCCGAAGATATCAAAACCCGGCTTAAACAGGAAGAAATGCAGCAACTGGCCTATTACAGAGTGGAAGATGCGTTTGATGCAGTCATTGATGGAGACGCCCTGGAACAGGTGGGATTGATGACTCAGAAAGAAGTCAGGACCACAGACGCGTTTGATGCACAAGGCAATGGACTGGAACTGGACAATCCCCCGGGTTTCGCCCGGGCCGCGTTTGAGATTCAGCCCCAGCAGATCAGTGATATCCGGCAGATCGAGGATGATTATTTTTTGATCAAGGTCACTGAAACCATTGAACCGGTCCAGCTGCCCCTGGAAGCGGTAACCGATCAGATCACACAAGAACTGGAAAACAAATTCCGTGTAACCGCAGCTGAAACCCGGGCCAAAGAGCTGCTTGAGGCGGCAAAAACCGCTGGAAACCTTGAAAAAACCGCCCTGGAAAATAATCGGACGGTGTCCAGCACCGACTGGTTTACCCGAAATGAGACTGTCCAGGAAGTCGGGCGATCCGAGGCGTTCATAAATGCCGCATTCCAACTGACGCCGGAAAATCCGCTGCACCCGGACGTGTTACAGACTGACCAGGGATTTTTTATCATTGCGTACAATGACCAGAAGTCCCCGGAAGAAAATGAAATCCAGGAAAATCTGACGGATATAAAATCCCAGCTGTTACAGGCAAAACAAGGACAATACTTTCAGGCATGGATCAATGAACTTAGAGAAAAAAGCGATATTGAAATCAATTCACGGCTCATCGATGGATAAAAAGCGCTCTCTGACCCGATATCTGGTACAGATCGGTTGTCTGGTATGGGCCTTGCTGATCGGAACGGGCGCCTGGCTTACCCCGGCCGGACATGCGCTGCCCGTGGCTGCCGATCAGGTGATCAAGGATCCGGCCGTGGTTCACGGTACCTTGTCCAATGGATTTCAATATGTTCTCATGAAAAACACCACCCCCAAAGACCGGGTGGGTGTTTATTTGAACATATTTGCCGGTTCCGCCCATGAAACATCGGATGAACAGGGGATGGCCCATTATCTGGAACACATGCTGTTCAACGGCACCGAGCATTTTTCTCCGGGAGAACTGGTGACTTATTTCCAGTCCATCGGTATGGATTTCGGTGCGGATGTGAATGCGAGCACCTCTTTTTTTCATACAGTCTATGATTTGACACTGCCCAAAGGGGATCAGGCACATCTTGAGGATGCCCTGAAGGTGCTCAAAGATTATGCGGCCGGCGCACTGCTTCTGGAAGAGGAGATCGCCCGGGAACGGGGAATCATCCTGGCGGAAAAACAGGAGCGGGACTCCGTGTCCTACCGGACCTTTAAATCCACTTTCTCGTTTGAACTGCCGGGATCCATTCTGCCAAAGCGCATGCCCATCGGTGAAGAACCGGTGATTGAAACCACGGATCAAAAACAGCTCAGACAGTTTTATGATCGATGGTACCGGCCGGATAACATGGTTTTGATCATGGTCGGGGATATGGATATCCAGGCGGCTGAAAAATGGATCACCGCCCGGTTTCAATCCCTTGAACCCCGGATCCCGGAAAGTCTGTATGCACCCAAAGGCATCCAATGGGACTCCCATGAGGGCATCAAACCGTTTTATCTGTTTGAGCCGGAAGCAGGTAACACACAGATTACAATTGAACGGATCGAATATACGGATTTTGCCTATGAAACCGAAGACAGTCTCAAGCTCAAGGTGACCCGGAACCTGGCAGATAACATGCTGGATCATCGCCTGTCCCGCATGATTCAGGAAGGCAGCGTGGATTTTTCTTCGGCATCCGCATATTCCGGCCGGTTTCTCAATTATATAAACGCTGCGGCGGTCACTGCTAAATGTGATGCCAAACACTGGGATACCAGTCTGGCTCAACTGGAAAAATTACTGCGCCAGGCGTTTGAAACCGGGTTCACACAAAAAGAACTGGACCGGGTCAAAGCGGATTTCCTGGCTGACCTGGAAACATCCGTCCGGCAGGCTGACACCCGGAAGACATCAAACCTGGCAAGATCGCTGCTCACGTCTGTTCAAACCAGGAACTGGTTTTTATCCCCTGTCCAGGCAAAAGATCTGCTGACCCCGTTTGTGGAAAGTTTGTCTGTGGATCAGGTGAACACGGCATTTCAGACATCCTGGAATCCGGATCACCGCCTGGTGATGGTCACCGGGAACGCAGACATTGCATCAAATTCTTCCGAATCCGCTGAACAGGCTATTTTAAACGGATTCAATGACAGTGCCCGCCAAAAAGCGGATCTGTTTCAGCCGGAACTTTCCACCAGCTTTCCTTATCTTCCGGTTCCTGAAACAACGGCGGCCATTCAGAGTATAGAAAAAAATGTCAAAGATCTGGAGATTTCCCGGATCGATTTTGACAACCAGATCCGGCTGAATCTTAAGCAAACCGATTTTCAGAAAGGCCGGTTTCTGTTCAAAGTGGTGTTCGGGCACGGCAGGTCCTGTGAACCGGCGGGCAAGCCCGGTATCGCGTTTATCAGCGAACAGACCGTGCATAAAAGCGGTTTGGGAAGCATGACCCTGGATCAATTGAATGCGGCATTGGCCGGCCGGGACGTGACCATGGAATTTACCGTGGAGGACACCTTTTTTTCCCTGAGCGGGTCTGCGGACCCCGGTGAGACCGAACTGGTGTTTCACCTGATCCGCTCGTTACTGACGGATCCGGGTTTCAAACAGGAAAGTCTTGACCTGGCCAAAAATCAGTACCGCCAGATGTATGAAGCCCTTAAACAGACCCCGGACGGCATCATGCGCATTAAAGGGGACCGGTTTCTGGCCAAAGGAAATCCCTGGTTCGGCATGCCCCATCCGGATGAGGTGGATCGCCTGAACTTAACCGATATCCAGTCCTGGCTCACCCCATATTTCAAGCAGGGGGGATTTGAGGTCTCCCTGGTGGGGGATTTTGATCCAGCCCAGGTGGTTTCCCATGCCCGCACGCTGTTGGGAGGATTTGCCTCCCCGGGAAACGAAGATCATTGCCAAAATGATCTGGATCCGGTTCAATTTCCTGAAGGGGAAAATCTGTCTTTAACCCTGGATACCAAGATCGATAAAGGCGTGGTGCGGATCGCTTTTTTAACCGATGATTACTGGGATGTGAATTTATCCCGGGCATTGTCCCTGCTGTCCCGGGTTCTGTCTGAACATTTGAGAATAACCATCCGGGAAAAACTGGGGGCCGCGTATTCGCCGTATGTTTACAATCACCCGTCCATGGTTCATGATGGATATGGGGTGTTGCAGATGGTGGTACCGGTGTCCCATGAATCTGTGGATCAGGTGATACAGACCCTTGATGAAATTATTGCAGACATCCGTGCCAATGGAATTTTTGCCCGGGAGACTGAACTGGCTCTGGCCCCGGTTCTCAAACAACTGGAGGTATTGCGGGAAACCAATGCCTACTGGCTGAATTCCGTGATGGCAGGGTCACGACAACACCCTGAAAAACTGGACTGGGCCCACACCATTGTTCCTGAATACAGCGGGTTGACCCACGAAGAGATGACAAAACTGGCCGATACCTATCTGGATCTGAAAAAAGCCGCACGGATCCGTATTCTTCCGGCTCAGTAAAAAAAAGAGGAAAGGGAGCAGGGCTCAAACCAAAGCCTCTTCAACCGCTAAAATCCGCATCTTTGGCGACCTGTTCCCAGGCAAACCGGATCGCTTCATAATTGAAACCTCTGTAACGCAGATAATTAAACGCTTTTTTTTGCCGGGTTTCCGGGTCCAGATGATGCCATCTTTGATATCTGGCGGCCAGCGCTGTGACCGCCATCTGCATATCATCATATGTGTCAAGCAGATCGCTGATGATTTGGGAGCGGATGCCTTTTTGTCTGAGTTCCCGGGTAAGCGCGAACTTTGATTTGGGTTGGTTTCTTTTCCGGTTTTCAATAAAGATCCGGGCGAATTCTTCATCATTCAGATACCGGTATTGCTTCAACCGGTCAATGACAGTAGAGATGTGTGCCGGATCCTGACTTTTTTTTGCCAGATATCCGGTCATTTCCCCGACACTGCGGGGTCGGATGGCCAGATAGCGCAACGCGGTCTGAAACAGCTTTTCTTCCTGGGGATCCGGCGTGTCGTCAAACAGGGACATGGGGATTGGGTTTCCAGGTCAAAGTAAGCACAGCCAGTGTTTCATCGCCGGATTCATCAAAAATACCGTGTCGGGTTGTCACCGGGTCTGTGTGATCTGATACACAGGTTTTAACCGACACCGTTCCCGGGTAGAACGTTTCTTTGAGAAAATTGATCACCAGAGTCACCGGCACATGATTAAACAGCCAGGGCATGGGCAGGGTTTCAAGCGCCCAGGTTGCGTAAGTCGTGTTGTTCACATGCTGGTTCAGGTCCAGATCATGGATTCGGACAGGAAACTGCGCTTCATGATCCCACCGGACGAAATCAAACGTGTTGGCCCATAGATCCGGCGGTGTGCCGGTCTGGGTCATCAACTCCGGGGGCATATGATAAGACAGCCTGACCGGCCGGGTGTTTGCCGCTTTGACCATGACCCAGACCGACAATGCCTGGATGTGAGGAACACCGTCCGGAGAAAGCATTTCAAACTGACGGATTTCATACAGGTTTTTCCAGGGAAACCGCCAGGTTCTCAATTCATAGGGACCCGGCCATTGCAGCGGCTGATTCACCCGGATCTGGTACCGGGAAATCACCCATTTCAACTGGTTTTGTGCCAGATCAAATCCGCTGACCCCCATCTGATGCGCATGAATACCGGCTGCATCCTGAAAAACAGACAGCAGCCGATCCATGCGGACATGGTTGTTGGCGCCCATCACTGAATAGGGTACAAGCATTTTTTGGGAAAATATCGGTTCAAAAGACATATCAGGGCGTTCTTTCAAACAATCGAATCGGTGATGTCAATAAAGAGGTGAACATATTGATCAATCCTTCTCCCACGGCTGAAGGGTGCAAAGGTGTTATGACCGGATCATCGATGGCACCGGTGGCTTTTGCCGGAAATGACACCAGACGGCCGCTCAGGATGGTATTGACTACCGGAATGAATTGCACAAGGGTGTCAATGGTTTTAAAGGGTGCCACCAGACAGGTCAGATCCAGCCGGTTTTCAAACGGATGGATGTCGCCTGTAAAAAAAAGGGCCATGTTTTCTGCATCAATCACCGCTTTTTCCAGATGAATGGTGCCGTTTTTCATTTGTGCATTCACCTGAATACTGCGATACCGGAACCCTTCCTGGCGGATATCCGGCAGTTTCAAAATATTTAATACCGACAGCAGCCGGGACAACAGGGTCATTTTATGAATCTGCCCTTTTTCGGATTCAAATGAAATGTCTCCGGTGAGATCGGTATGGAGGGTTTTCACGGATCCGGTGCCGGACAAATTGGCATTCAAAGCGTATCCCCCATTCATCAGGTCTATTCCCGGATAAAAACAGGAGAGCAGGGTGGCGACATTCTCCCGGTTTGACGCGCTGATCTTTAAATCCGTCTTCGTTTGAAGATCAGGTGATGTCAGATCCAGGCGCATCCGGCCGGAAATATTTGCACCACAGAAATCCGCAGTGAGCAACTGAATGTCGGGGTGATCCCCTTTCCCTGTGATCAATGCCGTCACATGGGAAAACTCAAATGTTTGATAGGCCAGCCGGTCCGCCTGGATACGCAGATTTTTTTGCGAAAACTGAAAAGGGGTTCCTGAAAAAGAAGAGCTTCCCAGAAGTGATATCAAGGTGTCCAGTTGAACAAACCGAGCGCTGATGTGCAGGTTTTTATCTGGATCTGCAACGATTTCCATCGGCTGTCCCCGGGTCAGAGACATCAGACGCTGGTGCAGCAACGTATTTTCGTCCATCACGATATCCAGGGTCCGGGTATCCAGAGTTCCTTTAAACCGGATTTGTGTGAATTCCGGGTGCCGGGTGAACAGAATTTCGGCATCGGTCAACGGTTTATGTTCAAGCGCAATTCGCTCAGGTGTCAGATCCGCCGGCCCTTTTCCTGTCAATTGAATGGAGAACTCAATATTGGGTGCCAATTCCGCTTTCCCGGACACGGACATCTGTTTGTCATGCATCTGGACGCTGCCGGATTTAATCCACAAGGGCAGGGCGATACCGGCCGTATATGCCGGAGAGACTTGCTGGGACAACCAGTCCAGGCCGGTGATTTTCGCGGACAGATCAGAAATGTCCATTGCGTTTTCAGACACGTCAAACGCACCGGACATCTGATTAATTTCATGGGGTCTGGAAGAAATTTCGATCCGGATATCCTGACCTGTGCCCGCAATATTGAATTCACCCTGATTGAATTCAAACATCGGGCCTTTATAGTGGAGGCGGCTGACAATCAGTTGTCCGGACATATCTGTCACCGGTTCCATGCGGGAACGGACCGGTTTCCATAACGACAGTTTCGGCCAGATTTCCTGAATGTCAAGGTCCATGCTCTTGGCAGACAGATCCAGCAAAGGGGTTTCATCCAGCATGACCTTGGCCGACACGTCAGTGACAAGGCTTTCACCGATATTTCCGGACAATCTGCTGATCCGGATCTGGTTATTTTCATAAACAAACATCCCTTGGGAAATCGTCAGGGGAAAGGGAATCCGATCATAAAATCCGGTCGCTGAAAACGGTTTTGTGGTCACTGAAACCAACAGATCCGGTTGATCGTTTTCAACGGCCAGTGTCAATCGGGCATCTGCCTGTCCCTTCAGGTCTTTCACCCGGGCCATTTCTTTGGCCAGTATTGAATCCGGCAACAGGCGGATCAACACAGCCGGCACTTCAGCCAGGTTCACATCCAGATCAAATTCACCGGTAAACGGCACATGGGATGAATGCAACAGATCAATGGTCAGCCGTCCCTGATGAATCATCGAGTGATCAATGCGGCCGTTTTCAGCCGCAATGATCAGCTTGCCGTCCGACACCTGGGCTTTACCCTCCACATCATCGGCCATCAAAAGCGTTTCCGGTATTTGTATCTGCGAATTTCGGGCGTTTCCATCCAGAATCAGATGCCGGGGATCAAACAGGGTGTTCCAGGATGCTGCGTGAAATCCCACAGACACGTCATTGGCCGTGCCTTTTCTCAATATGTCAAACAACGGCTTCACCACCTGATTTTCCGGTGCCAAAGCCAGGGTCGCTTCCCGGGCCTGGGCAATGTCTATGTGATTGCCTGTGAAGGTCAATGCGGTTTCATTTCGGGTCCGGCTGTTTGAAAATGCCATGGCCACCTGCGCGGACGGATATGCCAATTGGGTGGGGTCAATATGAAAAGACACCTGATCCGGCAAATAGGAAAAATGCATCTGCACCTGGGAGCCTGAGATGGAAGCAGGCGTCAGCCGGTGCGAAGCGATGTCAAACCGGTCCAGCGAAAGGTCGCCGGATATTCCGGTGTCAGGATTCAGCCGGACATGCAGGCGGGCGGTTTCTGATGCCAGCTGATCCATCAGAAAATCCGGAGCGGAGAAAAACCGGGCCAGCCAGTCTTTTGTCACATGAAGGTCTTTAATCTGTGTGTCAAACTGCATGGTCTCATCGGTTTTGGAAATCCACAGACTGCCATTGAGCGCGGAAAACTGCTGGGTGCTTGTATTTTCCAGATGAATCTGTAACTGGTTTTCACTGTCCGGAAGCAGGGCGAATACCTGTTGGATCTGCTGTTTGGGAAACTGAAAATCAAGGGGGGCATGAAAAGTCAAACCGGTTTTGTTTTCACCCGGCAGGGTTTGGATACCCAGGTCCTTTAAAAAAATGCCGGAAATCTCTATTTTTCGTTTCAACAGCGCACTCAGGTCCAAATCCAGGCGAACGGCATCCACAGACAATTCAATTTCCCGGGTCAAGGGCAATTTCACGCCGTCAACCTGAATTCCGGGCTGGGGTGTCAACAGAAAAGTCACCTGATCCGGATCGATTTCTGTGTTGACCTGGTTTTCAATGTGATTCACGATCCAGGGCTTGACAAAAGGCGAGTTGAGAATCGGACCCAGAAAAAGAAATGTCATCAGAACCGCTGCCGTCAGTACGCCAGCGGTATATAGACAAATTCGTCTGATTACCATGCATACCCCTGCTGTCGGGTTAAAAGGATCATGTCTGCCATGATTTTTTCAGCCTGCTGCAAAAGGATCTCTTTATACCGGTTCAAAACAGGTTCCTGATCTTCCAGGGTGCGGATGGGATCTTTGCCCAGGGCGGTCAGATATTCATTTTCAATTTCGATTTCAGTTTGCTGATCCATGATTCTTTGTTCTTTTCGGGCATTGATATCCAGGGGCAGACGAATTTTTCTCTCCTGTTTTGATGTCCATGCCAGGCGCTTTTCAAGATAAACCATACCGGGATCCTGAAGGCTGCGCTGTTGAAATTCATGCATCAAAGACGTATACAAAGGCGTCAAAGACCGGTATGCCTGGAATGGAATCTGAGGAATGGTATCCCAGGGCAGGGCCCCGTCCAAAGAACTTTCTCCGGTATCTTCGGATTTGTAGACTTTGGGAAATAAAATATGCGGTATCACGCCCCGGTGCTGGGTGCTTTTACCGGAAACCCGGTAAAATTTGGCGGATGTGAGCTTGAGTTTGCCGTCTCCCAACGGTTTGAGTTCCTGAACCGTGCCTTTACCGAAACTCTGGGTTCCCACGATGATTCCCCGCTGGTAATCTTTGATGGCACCGGCAAAAATTTCCGAGGCTGACGCACTCATTCGATTGATCAATACCAGCAACGGCCCGGTATACTGGATTTCCGGGTCGTCGTCATAAAGCCGGGTCATCTGCTGTTTGGTGCGGATCTGTACCGTGGGCCCGGAGGTGAGAAAAAGCCCGGTCAGATCGCTGGCTTCTTTGAGGGCACCACCGCCGTTGTCCCGCAAGTCGATGATCAGACCGTCAATGTTTTCTTCGGCCAGTTCAAACAGCAATTTTTTCACATCTGAAGTGGTGCTTTTATACTGGGAATCTCCTCTGTGATAAGCTTCGAAATCAATATAGAAATTCGGGATTTCAATGATCCCGATTTTATAGTTTCTCTGGCCTGAAACCACGGTTTTTATCTGTTTTTGGGCGGATTGTTCCTCCAGTTTTACCGTGTCTCTCATAATGCTGACAATGGTGGTGGCATCACTTTTTTTGGCAGGAATGATTTTAAGACGGACAAACGTGTTTTTCGGACCCCGGATCAACTTGACCACTTCATCGATCCGCAGACCGATGGTGTCTTTGATTTCACCGGTTTCCCCCTGACCCACTCCGATAATCTTGTCTCCGGGCATCAACTGGCTGGATTTGTCCGCCGGCCCCTTGGGAACCAGGCTGACAACCTTGGTATATTCATATTCAGTCTGGAGCACGGCCCCGATCCCTTCCAAAGAAAGCCGCATATGAATATCAAAATCTTCCGATACCCGGGGCGGGAAATACTGGGTATGGGGATCAAAGCTTTCGGTGACGCAGTTCATGACCAGTTGAAATACATCATCTGTGGTGGTCTGGGACAACCGGGTCTGGCGGGTGGTATAAATTTTTTCCAGGGTTTGTGACACATCCGTCTGGGTGTTATGGTCATCGAGCGTCAGCGTGATGATGTGATGGATCAGTTCTTTTTTCCACAAAGTGCGCAAATCATCCTCGCTGGGTTGCCAGGGCCGCTGTTCACCGTCCACCACCAGAAAATCCCGGGAATTGAGAGACAGAAAAGAGTCTGGTTTTTCCAGCAGATCCAGAATATATGCATACCGTTCCGCGGCCCGGCGATGGTGCAGATTGTAAATCTCATATGCGCTTCTCAGGTTGCCGCGCCTCAGGTCTGTGTCAAATTTTTGACGGTATTTTTCCAGTTCTTGCAGATCGGGTCGGGTCAGCAGGTGCCGGGATGGATCCAGGTATTTGATATACCGATCAAAGATCTGTTCAGACAGAGTATCATCCAGTTTTTTCCCTAAGTAATGATAACGCTCAAGCGCGGAAACAATCCGGATGCACTGAATGGCATGATTTCTTTCAGGGGCCAGACGGACCGGTTGGGCGGACACGGTGGGGTGGCATACCAGCACCAGCAGGATCAGCAGGATCAACAGGGGAATCATCCTGTTTTTCAAGCAGGAATCCAAGGGATTATTCAAAGGTCGGGTCACTGTTTTTTTCCTTATCATCAGATGTGTCAAACGGGGTTTCAACACTGATTTTTCCAATTTTACCGGATCTGAAATCCTGAATCAGGACGGTGGCGGCTTTATGATAATCAATTTGCCCTTTGGCTTTCAAACACCCTCTGGCAGCACCGATTTGTTCCAGCAACCCGGCTTCATCGTCAGGTATTGGATCCAGGAACGGGTACCGGGCCTTCAGTTGTTCCGGATAGCGGCTTAGAAGCAGTCCGGCGGCAAACCAGGCAATGTCCTGAAAATCCAGTGCAGCATCTGAAATAGCGCCTGTGACAGCCAGGGCATAAGCCCGTTGAGGCGGTTCAATCACGGGCCACAGGACCCCGGGGGTATCGTACAGATCAATATTGTTTGGTAAACTGGTCCGCTGCTGATGCCGGGTGATGGCCGGTGTGTTACCGGTTTTGGCGATTTTTTTTCCAACCAGGGTGTTCAGAAATGTGGATTTTCCGGTATTGGGGATACCGACCACCATGATTTTTCGTTTTCTGGCCCGATTGCAGGACACCCCTTCTATGGCGTATTCCAGGGCACGAACTGCCTGGGACTTGTCCGTGGCATTGATGGCAATGGCCCGGGCATTGCCGTGTTTTAAAAAATAGGTCAGCCATTGCTCCGTCACCCGGGGATCGGCCAGGTCGATTTTATTGAGAATTTTCACCCGCCGGGCGTTGCGGCTGATTTTATCCATCCAGGGATTCTCACTGGCCACCGGTATCCGGGCATCCAGCATCTCCATAATCACATCTGCTTTGGCTGCCGACTGGTGCAACCATTTTTTTGTTTCCAGCATATGGCCGGGGAACCACTGAATGGTCATAAAAAATTATTCCTCTGTCACATCAAAGGTCATGACGTCAATTGCGATCTTAAAATGTCCGCCAATACCGGATTGGCAGCCACAATGCCTTTTTCCGGAAAATCCGGGCCTCCCGTGAAATCCGTGACCTCGCCTTGTGCCTCGGTTACCATCAGGATTCCTGCGGCCACATCATAGACATTCAAATTCATTTCCCAGAACCCGTCCACTTTACCGGCCGCCACATAACACAGGTCGATGGCAGCGGAACCGCAGCGCCGGATATCTCTCAACTGTGGGACAATCCGGTTGAAATGGACCAGATTGTTGTTTTTTTTGCCGGCACGCAGACATGCAAACCCGGTGGCCATCACCGCATCCGTCAACGTGGTGGTGGCAGAGACCTGAATGGGATGATCGTTCAACCAGGCCCCCTGGTTTTTGCGGGCATGAAACAACTGACCCAGGGCCGGGGCATATACGGCCCCTAAAATAATTTCCTGCTTTTTTTTCAAAGCAATGCTGATGGCATAATAGGGCTGTCCATGAAAAAATGAGGTGGTGCCGTCAATGGGATCGATGATCCAGCAATAGTCACTGTCCGTAAGCATCTGGCCGGTTTCTTCGCCCCAGATTCCATGATCCGGAAACCGGGATTGGATCTCTTGAATCAGAAACGCTTCCACCTGCCTGTCCGTGGCGGTGACCAGGTCCTTTCGGGTTTTGAATTCAAGGGACTGCAACGTGAGTTGTCCCTGTTCCGCCAGACAGAGGTCGCCTGCTTTAACAATCAATTCTTTTAAAAAGGAATGCATGGTGTTTTTGTTACCCTTATATCAATTTTGGCAGATTATGGCATATCAGAAATACTTTGAAAAGGCAACTTCCAGGCATGACATCACACGGGGTGAATTGACTTTTCAGATCCGTTCTGACAAGATGATTAAACGGTCAACATCATTTATCTGTGAGGTGAACATGCGATATTTTTCAGCCATCTGTCTGATCTGGATTCTTTTGGGGATGGGAGGTATGGTCCCGGATTCATTTTCCTTAGAGACTCAGGAGATGGATGCCGATGTGGAACCGATTCCTTCTTTGATCCAGAGTATCCGGTTCCCGGATTCACTTGAATTTTGCGGTATACCCATTCCCATGGAAGATCCCATGGTGAAAGCGGCCATGGAAAAAGAAATGCTCTTGATTTTGTGGAACCGTCCCCAGGTGATTTTGTGGATGAAACGGGCGGCTCAGCTTTTTCCCCATATCCAGAAGATTCTGGCCGAAGAACAGATGCCCGACGATCTGAAATATGTACCGGTCATTGAAAGCGCGCTCAGACCCCATGCCAGATCCTTTGCCCATGCCGTGGGATACTGGCAGTTTCTCAAGTCCACCGGCCTGAAATATGGCCTGAAAATTAACGATCAGGTGGATGAACGGCGAAATATCTTTAAATCCACCCGGGCGGCCTGTGTGTATCTGAAAAAACTGACAACGGAATTTGGATCCGTTTTTCTGGCCCTGGCCGCCTATAATATGGGCGAACATGGCCTGGCAGTGGAAATCGATGCCCAGCAGACCCACAACTATTTTGACTTGTACCTGCCCCTTGAAACCCAGCAGTATCTGTTTAAAATCATTGCAGCCAAACTGATCCTGGATCAACCGGAAAAATATGGGTTTCATCTGAATCCTGACGACCTGTACCCTCCGCTGGATCTGGCTGCCCTGGATGTCACGCTGCAAAAAGAGGTGCCCATACTGATCATTGCCAGAGCAGCGGATATTTCGTATAAAACCTTTAAAGAACTGAATCCGGATATCCGGGGATATTATCTGTCACCGGGTTCGATTGTAATCCAGGTGCCGGCGGACAGCGCACCCGGTTTTCACACCCGGTTTGCCGAACTTATCGCAAAGTGGCAGAAAACCTCACCTGTCCGGATCCACGTGGTCAAACCCGGGGAAAGTCTGATAGGTATCGCCCAAGCCAATCAGATGTCGCTGGCGGAATTGCTGCGGTTGAACAAAATGTCCTACAAAAAAGTGATCCATCCGGGGGACCGGTTGAAAGTCAGATAACGGCGGGATCTGCTGGATCTGAAGAAAAAGACCGGTTTTTTTTGGGGGTTTTCTGCTGCTTTTTCAAACAGATCAGATCTTCGCGAATAATGGCGCAAAGCTTTGGATTGTGCAGTTCTCTACACGTAGTATGATTGTAAAGAGGGCACTCGGGGTGTTGTTTGGACATAACGGCCAGTTGTCCTTGTATTCATTTATGTGATCCTGATATTTGGCCTGAGTATACCCCAATTGTTCAAATAATTCAATGCGATTCAAAAAAAGATCATTGTGTCAGGGTTTCTTCCGAGATGCTGTCCGGAATCTGAAGCGGAGGAGATTTGATCCGGTTTTCCAGATTTTTCAGCGTTTGGTTGACATTGTTCTGAAGTTCGGTCAATCGCCGGTCGACCTCTTTTCGGGTCATGAACTGATTTTCCAGTTCTTTGTGTTGTTTTTCCAAAAGGCTCACCTGTTTTCGAAGCTGTTCCAGGTCAAGACGCTTGTCGTTCAAT
Above is a window of Desulfotignum balticum DSM 7044 DNA encoding:
- a CDS encoding SurA N-terminal domain-containing protein, with protein sequence MLRYLRENSGNWIIKIFLGIIVVVFVFLGVGSMNSGRDDSVASVNDTPITVDEFQLAYKNLVEQMRNRFQDNLTDDLLKALNVKQQALNTLIEEKLMAEQADAFDIRVTDSELQESILNMEVFHKDGRFDMELYKRLLGLNSLTPEMFEQLQRAQLRTQKLQDMIVSAVSVSDMEARSFYDFHNTSRKVDYIQVDPADISDISVTPEQIQAHYEENKARYQSEPKRKAAFIRYSPRDYQDQVTITQEQITGYYEQHAEEFEIPEQVEASHILIQVDETADETAVETAKNQAMAVYERAVKGEDFAELAKEISQGPSKEDGGYLGKFDRNSMIPSFSEAAFAMQPGEISEPVKTRFGWHVIKVMDRFDAHTKSLDEVAEDIKTRLKQEEMQQLAYYRVEDAFDAVIDGDALEQVGLMTQKEVRTTDAFDAQGNGLELDNPPGFARAAFEIQPQQISDIRQIEDDYFLIKVTETIEPVQLPLEAVTDQITQELENKFRVTAAETRAKELLEAAKTAGNLEKTALENNRTVSSTDWFTRNETVQEVGRSEAFINAAFQLTPENPLHPDVLQTDQGFFIIAYNDQKSPEENEIQENLTDIKSQLLQAKQGQYFQAWINELREKSDIEINSRLIDG
- a CDS encoding M16 family metallopeptidase, coding for MDKKRSLTRYLVQIGCLVWALLIGTGAWLTPAGHALPVAADQVIKDPAVVHGTLSNGFQYVLMKNTTPKDRVGVYLNIFAGSAHETSDEQGMAHYLEHMLFNGTEHFSPGELVTYFQSIGMDFGADVNASTSFFHTVYDLTLPKGDQAHLEDALKVLKDYAAGALLLEEEIARERGIILAEKQERDSVSYRTFKSTFSFELPGSILPKRMPIGEEPVIETTDQKQLRQFYDRWYRPDNMVLIMVGDMDIQAAEKWITARFQSLEPRIPESLYAPKGIQWDSHEGIKPFYLFEPEAGNTQITIERIEYTDFAYETEDSLKLKVTRNLADNMLDHRLSRMIQEGSVDFSSASAYSGRFLNYINAAAVTAKCDAKHWDTSLAQLEKLLRQAFETGFTQKELDRVKADFLADLETSVRQADTRKTSNLARSLLTSVQTRNWFLSPVQAKDLLTPFVESLSVDQVNTAFQTSWNPDHRLVMVTGNADIASNSSESAEQAILNGFNDSARQKADLFQPELSTSFPYLPVPETTAAIQSIEKNVKDLEISRIDFDNQIRLNLKQTDFQKGRFLFKVVFGHGRSCEPAGKPGIAFISEQTVHKSGLGSMTLDQLNAALAGRDVTMEFTVEDTFFSLSGSADPGETELVFHLIRSLLTDPGFKQESLDLAKNQYRQMYEALKQTPDGIMRIKGDRFLAKGNPWFGMPHPDEVDRLNLTDIQSWLTPYFKQGGFEVSLVGDFDPAQVVSHARTLLGGFASPGNEDHCQNDLDPVQFPEGENLSLTLDTKIDKGVVRIAFLTDDYWDVNLSRALSLLSRVLSEHLRITIREKLGAAYSPYVYNHPSMVHDGYGVLQMVVPVSHESVDQVIQTLDEIIADIRANGIFARETELALAPVLKQLEVLRETNAYWLNSVMAGSRQHPEKLDWAHTIVPEYSGLTHEEMTKLADTYLDLKKAARIRILPAQ
- a CDS encoding regulatory protein RecX, which translates into the protein MSLFDDTPDPQEEKLFQTALRYLAIRPRSVGEMTGYLAKKSQDPAHISTVIDRLKQYRYLNDEEFARIFIENRKRNQPKSKFALTRELRQKGIRSQIISDLLDTYDDMQMAVTALAARYQRWHHLDPETRQKKAFNYLRYRGFNYEAIRFAWEQVAKDADFSG
- a CDS encoding acyl-[acyl-carrier-protein] thioesterase; this encodes MSFEPIFSQKMLVPYSVMGANNHVRMDRLLSVFQDAAGIHAHQMGVSGFDLAQNQLKWVISRYQIRVNQPLQWPGPYELRTWRFPWKNLYEIRQFEMLSPDGVPHIQALSVWVMVKAANTRPVRLSYHMPPELMTQTGTPPDLWANTFDFVRWDHEAQFPVRIHDLDLNQHVNNTTYATWALETLPMPWLFNHVPVTLVINFLKETFYPGTVSVKTCVSDHTDPVTTRHGIFDESGDETLAVLTLTWKPNPHVPV